Proteins co-encoded in one Spirosoma endbachense genomic window:
- a CDS encoding glycosyltransferase family 4 protein: MRKIAFVVQRYGVEVNGGAEYYCRLLAEKLADTYNVDVLTSCALEYVTWANWYPAETTSINGVQVHRFPTQYERQVKESSRVEHKLKKWSRPEEWQGLGFLKMWARALVGKTVRRYGRLWARYQGPYTPELITYLKHNHQQYDALIFITYLYYPTTAGLNVAPHKSIFIPTAHDELPIYLPLFDPVFQKPRAILFLTPAEQSFVHQKFKNDAIYNDVIGVGIEPASAGSGEAMTTILDSHTTYVLYIGRIDVAKGCDMLFDLFFRYKEANPSTLKLVLVGQAFMPVPEHPDLLSAGFVDEPTKAALLAGAKALIMPSPYESLSMVTLESFAAGIPVIANADCAVLSDHIVGSQAGILYRNYPDFEGAINQILMQDVSEMASNARAYIQQYYTWPTVLTKFNKAVAYVSEKN; this comes from the coding sequence ATGAGAAAAATTGCGTTTGTTGTCCAGCGTTATGGCGTAGAAGTTAATGGTGGAGCAGAGTACTATTGCCGCCTATTGGCGGAAAAACTGGCCGATACCTACAACGTAGATGTGCTAACCAGTTGCGCATTGGAATACGTCACCTGGGCCAACTGGTACCCGGCCGAAACAACGTCGATAAATGGTGTACAGGTGCACCGCTTCCCCACTCAGTACGAACGGCAGGTGAAGGAATCCTCCCGAGTTGAGCATAAGCTCAAGAAATGGTCTCGACCGGAGGAATGGCAAGGATTGGGTTTTCTGAAAATGTGGGCTCGTGCGCTGGTTGGCAAGACCGTACGACGTTATGGCCGGTTGTGGGCCAGGTATCAGGGGCCATACACGCCTGAGCTGATCACCTATCTAAAGCACAACCATCAGCAGTATGACGCGCTGATTTTCATTACGTACCTCTATTATCCAACAACCGCCGGGCTGAACGTTGCTCCGCATAAGTCTATTTTTATCCCGACGGCACATGACGAATTGCCAATTTACCTGCCCCTGTTCGACCCGGTATTTCAAAAACCACGCGCTATTTTATTCCTCACACCGGCCGAACAAAGCTTCGTTCATCAGAAGTTTAAGAACGATGCGATCTATAATGATGTCATTGGGGTAGGAATCGAACCCGCCAGTGCCGGATCGGGAGAAGCCATGACTACTATACTGGACAGCCATACCACATATGTGCTCTACATTGGTCGGATTGATGTGGCTAAAGGATGTGACATGTTGTTCGATCTGTTCTTCCGCTACAAGGAAGCGAATCCTTCGACCTTAAAGTTGGTGCTGGTTGGGCAGGCATTTATGCCCGTACCCGAACATCCTGACCTTTTGTCGGCAGGTTTTGTGGACGAACCCACGAAAGCGGCTTTATTGGCGGGCGCAAAAGCGCTGATCATGCCATCGCCTTACGAAAGTCTGTCAATGGTGACTCTGGAAAGCTTCGCTGCCGGAATTCCCGTTATTGCCAATGCCGACTGTGCCGTTCTTAGCGATCACATCGTTGGGAGCCAGGCTGGGATTTTATATCGTAACTATCCTGATTTTGAGGGGGCTATCAATCAGATACTAATGCAGGATGTGTCAGAAATGGCCAGCAATGCCCGTGCTTATATTCAACAATATTATACATGGCCAACCGTGCTGACAAAGTTTAATAAAGCTGTAGCGTATGTATCGGAGAAGAACTAA
- a CDS encoding M48 family metallopeptidase, with protein sequence MNYIARLFLLTVWLPVSTFAQQPGLAQAAMDALNSAMLSDAQVAELSRQAVVEMDAKNPVAAPNDPYTQRLNRIVTRHHTVSGLPINYKVYKVPDVNAFATADGSVRVFKGLMDIMTDNELLAIMGHEIGHVINHDTRDAMKSALRRSAVRNVAASQSGLIGKLSRSQLGGLADYMLGAKFSRQQESEADDYSYDFLKRYGYNVMALATSFEKLAKQGGGGGSGVTQILSTHPDSKARAQRVRDRARRDGLAR encoded by the coding sequence ATGAACTATATAGCAAGGTTATTTCTACTTACGGTTTGGCTTCCAGTCTCGACGTTTGCCCAGCAACCTGGGCTGGCCCAAGCCGCTATGGATGCACTCAATTCTGCCATGCTGAGTGATGCTCAGGTTGCTGAGCTTTCCCGGCAGGCTGTTGTGGAAATGGATGCGAAAAACCCGGTGGCTGCTCCGAATGATCCGTATACGCAGCGGCTTAATAGGATTGTTACCCGCCACCATACGGTTAGCGGACTACCCATCAATTATAAAGTATATAAAGTGCCCGATGTAAATGCCTTTGCAACCGCCGATGGGAGCGTTCGGGTCTTTAAGGGCTTGATGGATATCATGACCGATAACGAACTGCTGGCCATTATGGGACACGAAATAGGGCACGTCATAAACCATGATACTCGCGATGCCATGAAAAGCGCGCTCCGTCGTTCGGCAGTTCGCAATGTGGCTGCTTCGCAATCGGGTTTGATTGGAAAGCTGTCCCGCTCCCAGTTGGGCGGGTTGGCCGACTATATGTTGGGGGCGAAGTTTAGCCGCCAGCAGGAGAGCGAAGCTGATGATTATAGTTATGACTTTCTGAAACGGTATGGTTACAATGTGATGGCACTCGCTACTTCGTTTGAGAAACTGGCCAAACAGGGCGGTGGCGGAGGAAGCGGTGTTACCCAGATTTTGTCTACGCACCCCGATAGTAAAGCCAGGGCTCAGCGCGTACGTGACCGCGCCCGTCGCGATGGACTGGCTCGTTAG